In a single window of the Nilaparvata lugens isolate BPH chromosome 1, ASM1435652v1, whole genome shotgun sequence genome:
- the LOC111052004 gene encoding uncharacterized protein LOC111052004, giving the protein MTRFARARGSKASNERVPEAATPWSVMKQQFLSQRRDNFSLEGKSSSCERVTATAGNDWTGNDKQGDTVWEDFGAVTSKNTNNNNALRKVSKSSKGLKKMKKAKDVSAIIDVSDDVAATAISSPQIRDHSGKKKQKNEKKVTVTQLEKTKTKFSGNGQKSNFEPSPSINSKKSNFEPSPSINSKKSNFKPVQSSNSSGDGRKDYFIPFQSSDSSGNDRKDYFVPFKGNNCSGNGRRNNFDDYPDTIMIGGNIVEIGAFQGFPVKKEDEIRLKKLRKDLQAKGIPRKEIEFVLKGERRRAEKALAREKKLACFNCRKFGHNVADCPELGDQTEVGKVCFKCGSTEHKYSECRVVPEKDAFRFAECFICKEQGHISRQCPDNPRGLYPKGGACKVCGSVTHLKKDCPDLVIGKEQNAVTVATFDQSSVLEALDEQVANNSSVGKMPLQKKRKIVKF; this is encoded by the exons ATGACCCGTTTTGCTAGAGCCAGAGGATCGAAAGCATCCAATGAACGAGTTCCAGAAGCAGCGACACCGTGGTCGGTCATGAAGCAGCAGTTCCTCAGTCAGAGACGTGACAATTTCTCACTTGAAG GGAAATCATCGAGTTGTGAAAGGGTAACAGCGACAGCTGGAAATGACTGGACTGGCAATGATAAGCAAGGTGATACAGTATGGGAGGATTTCGGTGCAGTTACAAGTAAGAATACCAATAATAACAATGCTTTAAGAAAGGTTTCAAAAAGTTCCAaaggattgaaaaaaatgaagaaggcGAAGGATGTGTCAGCTATTATTGATGTTAGTGATGATGTAGCTGCAACGGCCATCTCATCCCCACAGATTAGAGACCATTCAGGAAAGAAGAaacagaaaaatgagaagaaggttACAGTAACACAATTAGAGAAAACTAAGACCAAGTTCTCTGGTAATGGCCAAAAGAGTAATTTCGAACCTTCACCATCTATTAATAGTAAAAAGAGTAATTTCGAACCTTCACCATCTATTAATAGTAAAAAGAGTAATTTTAAACCAGTACAAAGCAGCAACTCTTCTGGTGATGGTCGAAAGGATTATTTCATACCGTTTCAAAGCAGCGATTCCTCTGGTAATGATCGGAAGGATTATTTTGTACCTTTTAAAGGCAATAATTGTTCAGGTAACGGTCGAAGGAATAATTTCGATGACTATCCAGACACAATTATGATTGGTGGGAATATAGTGGAAATCGGCGCGTTCCAGGGATTTCCCGTAAAAAAGGAAGATGAAATCAGGTTGAAGAAGCTGAGAAAAGACCTACAAGCAAAGGGAATCCCGCGCAAAGAGATTGAGTTTGTGTTGAAGGGTGAACGGCGGAGAGCTGAAAAAGCGTTGGCGAGAGAGAAAAAGCTGGCGTGTTTCAACTGTCGTAAGTTCGGGCACAATGTGGCTGATTGTCCTGAACTCGGTGACCAAACTGAAGTGGGCAAAGTGTGCTTCAAGTGCGGCTCAACAGAACACAAGTACAGTGAGTGTCGGGTGGTGCCTGAGAAGGACGCGTTCCGGTTCGCCGAGTGTTTCATTTGCAAAGAGCAGGGTCACATCTCGCGCCAGTGCCCCGACAACCCCAGGGGACTCTACCCCAAAGGCGGCGCCTGCAAGGTGTGTGGCAGTGTCACCCATCTCAAGAAAGACTGTCCCGATCTGGTGATCGGCAAGGAGCAGAATGCAGTCACTGTGGCTACTTTCGATCAATCTTCTGTGCTCGAAGCTCTGGACGAACAAGTTGCTAATAATTCGTCAGTAGGAAAGATGCCTCtacaaaaaaagagaaaaatcgttaaattctaa